A region of Acidobacteriota bacterium DNA encodes the following proteins:
- a CDS encoding ATP-binding cassette domain-containing protein yields MSLTATIPGDVAAQDTQHVAIVFDDVAIAFDDIVVLDGVSFELKRGETKAIFGVAGAGKTTLLKLAMGLIQPDSGHIWVLGHDVTKMKEEDLFELRRKIGMVFQESALFDSMTVRDNVAFRLIEEHDIPEAEIDNRVREVLRFVELEHTMDMLPSELSGGMRRRVSIARAIITQPEVILYDSPTGGLDPITSTTIVQLIVKQRDVYKTSSLLVTHRLQDAFTMATSYFDVKANEMKPIQPGANIEVKTSFLILREGKIIFDGDAAELTATKDEYIKEYIA; encoded by the coding sequence TTGTCACTCACGGCGACCATCCCGGGAGACGTGGCCGCGCAGGACACGCAGCACGTGGCCATCGTGTTCGACGATGTGGCCATCGCCTTCGACGACATCGTGGTGCTGGATGGCGTCTCCTTCGAACTCAAACGCGGCGAGACCAAAGCCATCTTTGGAGTTGCCGGCGCCGGCAAGACCACGCTGCTCAAACTCGCGATGGGACTCATCCAGCCCGATAGCGGACACATCTGGGTGCTCGGCCACGACGTGACGAAGATGAAAGAAGAAGACCTGTTCGAGCTGCGCCGCAAGATCGGCATGGTCTTCCAGGAGAGCGCGTTGTTCGATTCCATGACGGTGCGCGACAACGTGGCTTTCCGCCTGATCGAAGAGCACGATATTCCCGAAGCAGAGATCGATAACCGGGTGCGCGAGGTGCTGCGCTTCGTCGAGCTCGAACACACCATGGACATGCTGCCCTCAGAGCTTTCCGGCGGCATGCGGCGGCGCGTCTCCATCGCGCGCGCCATCATCACGCAGCCCGAGGTGATCCTCTACGATTCGCCCACCGGCGGCCTGGATCCGATCACCTCGACCACCATCGTGCAGTTGATCGTGAAGCAGCGCGACGTCTACAAGACCAGCTCGCTGCTGGTGACGCATCGCCTGCAGGACGCCTTCACCATGGCCACCAGCTACTTCGACGTGAAGGCCAACGAGATGAAGCCCATCCAGCCGGGCGCGAACATCGAGGTGAAGACCAGTTTCCTCATCCTGCGCGAAGGCAAGATCATCTTCGATGGCGATGCCGCCGAGCTCACCGCTACCAAAGACGAATACATCAAGGAATACATCGCGTAG
- the topA gene encoding type I DNA topoisomerase: MARALVIVESPAKAKTINKYLGKGFDVEASLGHVKDLPKKTLGVDVENDFETEYTVIPGKEKVLARLKKLAKSASAIYLAPDPDREGEAIAAHLAEELGGDDFNGKKRKKKKGEEAVIIHRVTFNEITQKAVKEAFEHPRGIDRNLVDAQQTRRVLDRLVGYQVSPLLWDKVRRGISAGRVQTVALRLIVERERDIKAFQKVEYWTLDAHLAGAKPPLFDANFVGANPEKNSIPDEATAKRIQADLENAAWVVREVEKKERRRSAAPPFTTSKFQQDASRKLRFSVKRAMMIAQRLYEGIDVGEEGSVGLITYMRTDSTRVSNDALGEVREYIASNFGEPFLPESPNFFKSKKGAQEAHEAIRPTGVMRHPDAIKRYLQEDEYKVYKLIWQRFVASQMNSAVFDQTSVDIDATAKSGTGTNYPFRVTGSVLKFEGFLKVYEESKEGKDEEDEALRHKLPALEAGQKLELKGLKPEQHFTEPPPRFNEASLVKELEERGIGRPSTYAAIISTIQERGYVMKGGGKFAPTEIGLVVTDLLVANFPDIFDLQYTARLEEELDEIEEGKEKWTDALGEFYKKFAKDLRYAEKHMENVKRMEKPTDEKCERCGSPLVIKWGKHGSFFACSAYAKDDPNSCTFTKENPIDLPDLDSADLQETTQEEYCENCGRLMVLKRGRFGQFMACTGYPECKTTRRLDQGKKVPDIPLEEKCPQCGRNMILRHGRYGEFVSCSGYPDCKYIKQNFIGMKCPKCKVGEIVEKKARRRGNLFYGCGNYPKCDFTSNWKPVDESCPQCGNPYLVEKRLKSGTVIACPNKSAGADEDDAPKRRKKKGAAAEAAEAPAVRCDYSRPMPEAASVA, translated from the coding sequence TTGGCAAGAGCACTCGTAATCGTCGAATCGCCCGCCAAGGCGAAGACGATCAATAAATATCTCGGCAAAGGCTTCGACGTGGAAGCCTCGCTGGGGCATGTGAAAGACCTGCCCAAGAAGACCCTGGGTGTCGACGTCGAGAACGACTTCGAGACCGAGTACACCGTCATCCCCGGAAAAGAAAAGGTTCTGGCCCGGCTGAAGAAGCTGGCCAAGTCGGCCTCCGCCATCTATCTGGCGCCCGATCCCGACCGCGAAGGCGAGGCCATCGCCGCGCATCTCGCCGAAGAACTTGGCGGCGACGATTTCAATGGCAAGAAGAGGAAGAAGAAGAAGGGTGAGGAAGCGGTCATCATCCACCGCGTCACCTTCAACGAGATCACGCAGAAGGCGGTGAAGGAAGCCTTCGAACACCCACGCGGGATCGACCGCAACCTGGTCGACGCGCAGCAGACCCGCCGCGTGCTCGATCGCCTCGTCGGCTACCAGGTCTCGCCGCTATTGTGGGACAAGGTCCGGCGCGGCATCTCCGCCGGCCGCGTGCAGACCGTCGCGTTGCGGCTCATCGTGGAGCGCGAGCGCGACATCAAGGCTTTCCAGAAGGTCGAATACTGGACGCTCGACGCCCATCTCGCCGGCGCCAAGCCGCCGCTGTTCGACGCCAACTTCGTCGGCGCCAACCCGGAAAAGAATTCCATCCCCGATGAGGCGACGGCCAAGCGCATCCAGGCCGACCTCGAGAACGCCGCCTGGGTGGTTCGCGAGGTAGAGAAGAAGGAGCGCCGCCGCTCCGCCGCGCCACCCTTCACGACGTCGAAGTTCCAGCAGGATGCCTCGCGCAAGCTGCGCTTCAGCGTGAAGCGCGCGATGATGATCGCGCAGCGTCTCTATGAAGGCATCGACGTGGGCGAAGAAGGCTCGGTCGGCCTCATCACTTATATGCGTACCGATTCCACCCGCGTCTCCAATGACGCGCTCGGCGAGGTCCGCGAGTACATCGCTTCGAACTTCGGCGAGCCTTTCCTGCCCGAGTCGCCCAACTTCTTCAAATCGAAGAAGGGCGCGCAGGAGGCGCACGAGGCCATCCGCCCAACCGGCGTGATGCGCCATCCCGATGCCATCAAGCGCTACCTCCAGGAAGACGAGTACAAGGTCTACAAGCTCATCTGGCAGCGCTTCGTCGCGTCGCAGATGAATTCCGCCGTCTTCGACCAGACCTCCGTCGACATCGACGCCACGGCGAAGAGCGGCACCGGCACTAATTATCCCTTCCGCGTCACCGGCTCGGTGCTCAAGTTCGAGGGCTTCCTCAAAGTCTACGAAGAGTCGAAGGAAGGGAAGGACGAAGAAGACGAAGCGCTGCGTCACAAGCTGCCGGCGCTGGAAGCGGGCCAGAAGCTCGAGCTCAAAGGCCTGAAGCCGGAGCAGCATTTCACCGAGCCGCCCCCACGTTTCAACGAGGCCTCGCTGGTAAAAGAGCTGGAAGAGCGCGGCATCGGACGCCCGTCCACCTACGCGGCCATCATCTCGACCATCCAGGAGCGCGGCTATGTCATGAAGGGCGGAGGCAAGTTTGCGCCCACCGAGATCGGCCTGGTCGTCACCGACCTGCTGGTAGCGAACTTCCCCGACATCTTCGACCTGCAGTACACCGCGCGCCTCGAGGAGGAGCTCGACGAGATCGAAGAGGGCAAGGAGAAGTGGACCGACGCGCTGGGCGAGTTCTACAAGAAGTTCGCCAAGGACCTCCGCTACGCCGAGAAGCACATGGAGAACGTGAAGCGGATGGAGAAGCCCACCGACGAGAAGTGCGAGCGCTGCGGCTCGCCGCTGGTCATCAAGTGGGGCAAGCATGGCTCGTTCTTCGCCTGCAGCGCCTACGCCAAAGACGATCCCAACTCCTGCACCTTCACCAAAGAGAATCCCATCGACCTGCCCGACCTCGATTCCGCCGACCTGCAGGAGACCACGCAGGAGGAATACTGCGAGAACTGCGGGCGGCTCATGGTGCTCAAGCGCGGACGCTTCGGCCAGTTCATGGCCTGCACCGGATATCCCGAGTGCAAGACCACGCGCCGGCTCGATCAGGGCAAGAAGGTTCCCGACATCCCGCTGGAAGAGAAATGTCCGCAGTGCGGGCGCAACATGATCCTGCGCCACGGCCGCTACGGCGAGTTCGTTTCGTGCTCGGGATATCCCGACTGTAAGTACATCAAGCAGAACTTTATCGGGATGAAGTGTCCGAAGTGCAAAGTAGGCGAGATCGTGGAGAAGAAGGCGCGCCGCCGCGGCAACCTGTTCTACGGGTGCGGCAATTATCCGAAGTGCGACTTCACCTCCAACTGGAAGCCGGTCGACGAATCGTGCCCGCAGTGCGGTAATCCGTACCTGGTCGAGAAGCGGCTGAAATCCGGGACCGTGATCGCCTGTCCCAACAAGAGCGCCGGGGCCGACGAGGACGACGCGCCCAAGCGTAGGAAGAAGAAGGGCGCCGCCGCCGAAGCAGCCGAGGCACCGGCGGTGCGATGCGACTATTCACGGCCGATGCCGGAAGCTGCGTCAGTCGCGTAG
- the dprA gene encoding DNA-processing protein DprA: MAHAAPRPAPSSSPSEQAKLWLALALTPTLGPSRARKLVEHFESVDNIFRASLTELEAAGLRAGAAQSIGTGKSLALAEEEMVRAAASGAHIIGLSDPAYPPLLKQIYDPPVVLFVRGDVETISRPGIAIVGTRHPTPYGIGMAERLACDLANRGLVIFSGMARGVDTAAHRGAFQAKGQTVAVFGTGVDVMYPRENKKIAEQMVALGGALVSEFPMATFAAPQNFPIRNRIISGLSLGVLVVEAGEYSGTRITARCALEQDRDLFAVPGNVTNKNSWGPNTLIKQGARLTATWEDVWEELPAEVQARLVPETASESKEPSTASLFEDDQALGAAERKIFALLKPDESTHIDELVEQLEPHVSSSEIFAALFELEMSGKIRQLPGKNFVKAF; this comes from the coding sequence ATGGCGCATGCCGCTCCGAGACCGGCGCCGTCCTCTTCCCCCAGCGAGCAGGCAAAGCTGTGGCTGGCGCTCGCGCTCACGCCCACGCTCGGACCCAGCCGCGCGCGCAAGCTGGTGGAGCACTTCGAGTCGGTCGATAACATCTTCCGCGCCTCGCTCACCGAGCTCGAAGCCGCCGGACTACGCGCCGGCGCGGCACAATCCATCGGCACGGGAAAATCGCTCGCGCTCGCCGAAGAAGAGATGGTGCGCGCTGCCGCCTCCGGCGCGCATATCATCGGACTCAGCGACCCCGCGTACCCGCCGCTGCTCAAGCAGATCTACGATCCGCCCGTCGTGCTCTTTGTTCGTGGGGACGTGGAGACCATCTCGCGGCCGGGCATCGCCATCGTCGGCACCCGTCACCCCACGCCCTACGGCATTGGGATGGCTGAGCGCCTCGCGTGCGACCTGGCGAACCGCGGCCTCGTGATCTTCAGCGGCATGGCTCGTGGCGTGGACACTGCCGCCCACCGCGGCGCCTTCCAGGCCAAAGGGCAGACGGTCGCCGTCTTCGGCACCGGCGTCGACGTGATGTACCCGCGCGAGAACAAGAAGATTGCCGAGCAGATGGTAGCGCTGGGTGGTGCGCTGGTCTCCGAGTTCCCCATGGCGACCTTCGCGGCGCCACAGAATTTTCCCATCCGCAATCGCATCATCAGCGGACTCTCCCTCGGCGTACTGGTGGTGGAAGCGGGCGAGTATTCTGGCACCCGCATCACCGCGCGCTGCGCCCTCGAGCAGGACCGCGATCTGTTCGCCGTCCCCGGCAACGTGACCAACAAGAATTCCTGGGGTCCGAATACGCTTATCAAGCAGGGCGCCCGGCTCACCGCCACCTGGGAAGACGTCTGGGAAGAGCTGCCCGCCGAGGTCCAGGCCAGGCTCGTCCCAGAGACAGCGTCTGAATCCAAAGAGCCGTCTACTGCATCTCTATTCGAGGACGATCAAGCCCTGGGCGCTGCCGAACGCAAGATCTTCGCGCTGCTCAAGCCCGACGAATCCACCCACATCGATGAATTAGTGGAGCAGTTGGAGCCGCACGTCTCCTCCTCCGAGATCTTCGCAGCGCTCTTCGAGCTGGAGATGAGCGGCAAGATCCGGCAACTTCCCGGCAAGAATTTCGTCAAAGCGTTCTAG
- a CDS encoding menaquinone biosynthesis protein, whose product MASRLRVSAISFLNTAPLMWGFDHEDLRRQFEVHYTVPAACAQELRAGVADIGIIPVIAYQTIPDLAVIPGVSIAANGPVRSILLVSKKPLDEIKTIAADSSSRTSVALCRVLLRKWHDGQRLFTAMEPKLPNMLAENDAALIIGDPALTVDRSRYLCYDLAEEWTRHTGKPFVFAFWAVRKAAVVGPGHGRKLDLPRIFQTSRDHGLLPENVEKLAREWAPRVGISEAEVKSYLTESIDYSLDDAQLEGMQLFFQYAVETGVIPAMRPIDFLDESRGTALAC is encoded by the coding sequence ATGGCTTCGCGCCTGCGCGTCTCGGCGATCTCCTTCCTGAACACAGCTCCACTGATGTGGGGCTTTGACCATGAAGACCTGCGCCGTCAATTCGAGGTGCACTACACCGTGCCGGCGGCGTGTGCGCAGGAGCTGCGCGCGGGCGTGGCCGACATCGGCATCATCCCCGTGATCGCCTACCAGACCATCCCTGACCTGGCAGTGATCCCGGGGGTAAGCATCGCCGCCAACGGCCCGGTGCGATCGATCCTGCTGGTCAGCAAGAAGCCGCTCGACGAGATCAAGACCATCGCTGCCGACAGTTCTTCGCGCACCTCGGTGGCGCTCTGCCGCGTGCTGCTGCGCAAGTGGCACGACGGCCAACGCTTGTTCACCGCGATGGAGCCCAAGCTGCCCAACATGCTGGCGGAGAATGACGCCGCGCTCATCATCGGCGACCCGGCGCTCACCGTGGACCGCTCGCGGTACCTCTGCTACGACCTGGCCGAAGAGTGGACGCGGCATACCGGCAAGCCCTTCGTCTTCGCCTTCTGGGCGGTGCGCAAGGCCGCGGTCGTCGGACCTGGACATGGGCGCAAGCTCGACCTGCCACGCATCTTCCAGACCTCGCGCGACCATGGCCTGCTGCCCGAGAACGTGGAAAAACTGGCGCGCGAGTGGGCGCCGCGCGTCGGTATCAGCGAGGCAGAGGTGAAGAGCTATCTCACCGAGAGCATCGACTACTCACTCGATGACGCCCAACTCGAGGGCATGCAGTTGTTCTTTCAGTACGCGGTCGAGACGGGCGTGATCCCCGCCATGCGTCCGATCGACTTCCTGGATGAGTCGCGCGGGACGGCGCTGGCCTGCTAG
- the mqnC gene encoding dehypoxanthine futalosine cyclase, with product MSVTKQEALDLFRSDDLIGIGMEADALRRKLHPEGVVTYIIDRNINYTNFCTEYCTFCAFYAPIKGPGRAKGYVLEFDQIYDKIQETVEFGGTGVLMQGGLHPDLKMDWYEAMLRGIKQRFPQIHLHCFSASEIIHFAELNGLSIRDTIARLRDAGLDSIPGGGAEILDDEVRHKVARLKCLTADWLNVHRTAHQLGMRTTATMMFGVGETLEHRVNHFQHVYDLQQETGGFTAFIPWTFQPGNTALGGRGWDEATSVEYLKTLAIARIFLSNIENVQSSWVTQGLKVCQMGLRFGGNDVGSVMLEENVVRAAGTTNCTTEEELRHIIRDAGFRPAQRDTLYTKFFLN from the coding sequence ATGAGCGTGACCAAACAAGAAGCCCTCGACCTGTTCCGCTCCGACGACCTTATCGGCATCGGCATGGAGGCGGATGCGCTGCGGCGCAAACTGCATCCCGAGGGCGTGGTCACGTACATCATCGACCGCAACATCAACTACACCAACTTCTGCACCGAGTACTGCACCTTCTGCGCTTTCTACGCGCCGATTAAAGGACCGGGACGCGCCAAGGGCTACGTGCTCGAGTTCGACCAGATCTACGACAAGATCCAGGAGACGGTGGAGTTCGGCGGCACCGGCGTGCTGATGCAGGGCGGATTGCATCCCGACTTGAAGATGGACTGGTACGAGGCGATGCTGCGCGGCATCAAGCAGCGCTTCCCGCAGATCCATCTGCATTGTTTTTCGGCGAGCGAGATCATCCACTTCGCCGAATTGAATGGCCTCTCCATCCGCGACACCATCGCGCGGCTGCGCGACGCCGGGCTCGATTCCATCCCCGGCGGTGGCGCGGAGATCCTCGACGACGAAGTGCGCCACAAGGTCGCGCGGCTGAAGTGCCTGACGGCGGACTGGCTGAACGTCCATCGCACCGCGCACCAGCTCGGCATGCGGACCACGGCAACGATGATGTTCGGTGTGGGCGAGACGCTGGAACACAGAGTGAACCACTTCCAGCACGTCTATGACCTGCAACAGGAGACGGGCGGATTCACCGCGTTCATCCCGTGGACCTTCCAGCCGGGCAACACCGCGCTCGGCGGACGTGGCTGGGACGAGGCGACTTCGGTGGAATATCTGAAGACGCTGGCCATCGCGCGCATCTTCCTTTCGAATATCGAGAACGTGCAGTCGAGCTGGGTGACGCAAGGTTTAAAGGTCTGCCAGATGGGGCTGCGCTTCGGTGGCAACGATGTGGGCTCGGTGATGCTGGAAGAAAACGTCGTTCGCGCGGCCGGGACGACTAATTGCACTACCGAGGAAGAGCTGCGACATATCATCCGCGACGCCGGCTTCCGCCCCGCGCAGAGAGACACGCTGTACACGAAATTCTTCCTGAACTAA
- a CDS encoding glycosyltransferase family 2 protein produces MWAQKKGVFETLKRQITDTTFKGLYQPNWFDYGLLLPYFVVMIILAMYGLHRYQLVWMYYHNKKNKVTDPPARFAELPRVTIQLPIFNEQYVVERLVESICKLDYPKDKLDIQVLDDSTDETVAVARAVVERYAALGNPVSYHHRDNREGFKAGALQEGLKTAKGEFVAIFDADFVPPEDWLMQVIHHFVDPKTGMVQTRWTHLNRDYSFLTNVEAILLDGHFVLEHGGRSRSRVFFNFNGTAGMWRRQAIDEAGGWEHDTLTEDTDLSYRAQLKGWEFKYLQDVECPAELPIEMTAFKVQQARWAKGLIQCAKKDLPKVWRSNAPLRVKIEAVYHLTANISYPLMIVLSVLLLPAMVTRFYQGWFQMLYIDLPLFLASTFSISSFYLVSQKELYPGKWLRTFLYLPFLMALGIGLTLTNTRAVLEALFGIQSAFKRTPKYSVQKKGERAMAQKYRRRLGWVPWLEMLVGCYFAYTVWYAIVNQNFITVPFLTLFVFGYWVTGLMSLLQGRFERSGSAATAEMHEKPFPVGV; encoded by the coding sequence GTGTGGGCGCAGAAGAAGGGTGTGTTCGAGACGCTGAAGCGGCAGATCACCGACACCACCTTCAAAGGCCTGTACCAGCCGAACTGGTTCGACTACGGCCTGCTGCTGCCCTACTTCGTGGTGATGATCATCCTGGCGATGTACGGCCTGCATCGCTACCAGCTCGTCTGGATGTACTACCACAACAAGAAGAACAAGGTGACGGACCCGCCGGCGCGTTTTGCCGAGCTGCCGCGCGTGACCATCCAGTTGCCCATCTTCAACGAGCAATATGTGGTGGAGCGGCTGGTGGAGTCGATCTGCAAGCTCGACTATCCGAAAGACAAGCTCGACATCCAGGTGCTCGACGATTCCACCGACGAGACCGTCGCGGTGGCGCGTGCGGTGGTTGAACGCTACGCCGCGTTGGGGAATCCGGTCAGCTACCACCATCGCGATAACCGCGAAGGCTTCAAGGCGGGCGCGCTGCAGGAAGGCTTGAAGACGGCGAAGGGTGAGTTCGTCGCCATCTTCGACGCCGATTTCGTCCCGCCGGAAGACTGGCTGATGCAGGTCATCCACCACTTCGTCGACCCGAAGACGGGCATGGTGCAGACCCGGTGGACGCATCTCAACCGCGATTACTCGTTCCTGACCAACGTGGAGGCCATCCTGCTCGACGGACACTTCGTGCTCGAGCATGGCGGACGCTCGCGCTCGCGCGTGTTCTTCAACTTCAACGGGACCGCCGGGATGTGGCGGCGGCAAGCCATCGACGAAGCCGGCGGCTGGGAGCACGACACGCTCACCGAAGACACCGACTTGAGTTACCGCGCGCAGCTCAAGGGCTGGGAGTTCAAGTATCTGCAGGACGTGGAGTGTCCGGCGGAGCTGCCTATCGAGATGACGGCGTTCAAGGTGCAGCAGGCGCGCTGGGCGAAAGGGCTGATCCAGTGCGCGAAGAAAGACCTGCCGAAAGTCTGGCGGTCGAACGCGCCGCTGCGGGTGAAGATCGAGGCGGTTTACCATTTGACGGCGAACATCAGTTATCCGCTGATGATCGTGCTGTCGGTTCTGCTCTTGCCCGCGATGGTCACGCGCTTCTACCAGGGCTGGTTCCAGATGCTCTACATCGACCTGCCGCTGTTCCTGGCGTCGACGTTCAGCATCTCGAGCTTCTACCTGGTGTCGCAGAAAGAGCTGTACCCGGGCAAGTGGCTGCGCACCTTCTTGTACCTTCCCTTCCTGATGGCGCTGGGCATCGGCTTGACGCTCACCAACACGCGCGCCGTGCTGGAAGCGCTTTTCGGGATACAGAGCGCGTTCAAGCGGACTCCGAAATATTCCGTCCAGAAAAAGGGCGAGCGCGCGATGGCGCAGAAGTATCGGCGGCGGCTGGGCTGGGTGCCGTGGCTCGAGATGCTCGTGGGGTGCTACTTCGCTTACACGGTGTGGTACGCGATCGTGAATCAGAACTTCATCACCGTCCCCTTCCTCACGCTGTTCGTGTTTGGTTACTGGGTGACGGGATTGATGTCGCTGCTGCAAGGCCGCTTCGAGCGCTCAGGTTCGGCCGCCACCGCGGAGATGCACGAGAAGCCGTTCCCGGTGGGGGTATGA
- a CDS encoding Xaa-Pro aminopeptidase, with product MRNVRNTLVFLVLAAVAASALERQPNADYRARRQKLAAMTHGGVVLLFAATEPEGPNAVFGFRQDNDFYYLTGWSEPGAALLIAPATAAAGENKARAYTEILFLPAHNATQEKWTGPKLGADSRNASSATGFDNVAVLDRMRDEIVRVLPAPRATVYSGLAAWDESRPATIPLQWLRRANSFPNYIGFEDAAPLIGRLRMVKDAGELALMQKAVDASVAAHQATFKAVKPGVSEREISALMQYEFGRRGCERPAYAPIVGSGFYSTVLHYSLDSGKMQSGDVVLMDVGGEYSMYAADITRTLPVSVTGKFTARQREIYDIVYGAQQAAIDAFRSGKSLLGRGNGPDSLYRAAYDYINTHGKDMHGQALGQYFIHGLGHYVGLAVHDAGDYSIPLGPGQVFTLEPGIYIPEEKLGIRLEDMFYVDAEGKLVMMTSALPRTAADLEQAMAGK from the coding sequence ATGAGAAACGTTCGCAATACCCTTGTGTTCCTGGTGCTCGCGGCCGTCGCCGCCAGCGCGCTCGAGCGCCAGCCCAACGCCGACTATCGCGCGCGGCGGCAGAAGCTGGCCGCGATGACTCATGGCGGCGTGGTGTTGCTGTTCGCGGCTACGGAGCCGGAAGGTCCGAACGCCGTCTTTGGATTTCGCCAGGACAACGACTTCTACTACCTCACCGGATGGTCGGAGCCAGGCGCGGCGCTGCTGATCGCGCCGGCGACCGCGGCGGCGGGCGAGAATAAAGCCCGTGCGTACACCGAGATACTGTTTCTTCCGGCGCACAATGCGACGCAGGAAAAATGGACTGGTCCCAAGTTAGGTGCGGATAGCCGGAACGCGAGCAGCGCGACCGGGTTCGACAACGTCGCCGTGCTCGACCGCATGCGCGATGAGATCGTGCGCGTGCTGCCGGCGCCACGCGCCACCGTTTACTCCGGCCTGGCGGCGTGGGATGAGAGCCGGCCGGCGACCATCCCATTGCAATGGTTGCGCCGCGCCAATTCTTTTCCCAACTACATCGGCTTTGAAGACGCTGCCCCGCTGATCGGGCGCTTGCGCATGGTGAAAGATGCGGGCGAACTGGCGCTGATGCAGAAGGCGGTGGACGCCTCCGTCGCCGCACATCAGGCCACCTTCAAGGCGGTGAAGCCGGGAGTGAGCGAGCGTGAGATATCCGCGCTGATGCAGTACGAGTTCGGGCGGCGCGGCTGCGAGAGGCCGGCGTACGCGCCCATCGTCGGCTCCGGGTTCTATTCGACCGTGCTGCACTACTCGCTGGATTCGGGCAAGATGCAGTCGGGCGACGTTGTATTGATGGATGTGGGCGGCGAATATTCCATGTACGCGGCGGACATCACGCGCACGCTGCCCGTCTCCGTCACGGGCAAGTTCACGGCGCGGCAGCGCGAGATCTACGACATCGTCTACGGCGCGCAGCAGGCCGCGATCGACGCCTTCCGCAGCGGCAAGTCGCTGCTCGGCCGCGGCAATGGCCCTGACTCGCTCTACAGAGCCGCCTACGACTACATCAACACCCACGGCAAAGACATGCACGGCCAAGCGCTCGGGCAGTACTTCATCCACGGGCTTGGGCACTACGTCGGCCTTGCGGTGCACGACGCCGGTGATTACTCCATCCCGCTCGGTCCCGGGCAGGTGTTCACGCTCGAGCCGGGGATCTACATTCCGGAGGAAAAGCTTGGCATCCGCCTGGAAGACATGTTCTACGTGGACGCGGAGGGCAAGCTGGTGATGATGACCTCTGCCCTGCCGCGGACGGCGGCGGACCTCGAGCAGGCGATGGCGGGAAAGTGA
- a CDS encoding biotin transporter BioY yields MSRVTERAAEKVGLQNIAVPSLLREAGLVIGASALVALAARFAIPLPGTPVPLSLVNFAVLLAGLALGANRGFAAMVLYLAEGLAGLPVFSPVVSGTMAPGGMLQLLGPTGGFLMAYPVVAFLAGWAFQAGKKDFKGALIGATAGELLLFALGVNWLIVIFRVPLAQAVAWGLYPFLAAEVLKVISAAGIATRWHLPGSKAS; encoded by the coding sequence ATGTCCCGAGTGACGGAACGCGCTGCCGAGAAGGTCGGTCTGCAAAATATTGCCGTACCCAGCCTGCTGCGAGAAGCCGGGCTGGTCATAGGCGCGAGCGCGCTCGTCGCGCTGGCGGCACGCTTTGCCATCCCGCTACCGGGGACGCCGGTGCCGCTTTCGCTGGTGAACTTTGCCGTGCTGCTTGCCGGGCTCGCGCTCGGCGCCAACCGTGGTTTCGCCGCGATGGTGCTGTATCTCGCGGAAGGCCTCGCTGGGCTGCCCGTGTTCAGCCCCGTCGTTAGTGGAACGATGGCGCCAGGCGGGATGCTGCAGTTGCTCGGCCCGACCGGCGGATTCCTGATGGCCTACCCGGTGGTCGCGTTCCTGGCGGGCTGGGCGTTCCAGGCAGGCAAGAAAGATTTCAAGGGCGCGCTCATCGGCGCGACCGCCGGCGAGCTGCTGCTGTTCGCGCTGGGCGTGAACTGGCTGATCGTTATTTTCCGTGTCCCCCTGGCGCAGGCGGTTGCGTGGGGGCTATATCCGTTCCTCGCCGCCGAAGTACTGAAAGTGATTTCCGCCGCCGGCATCGCGACACGCTGGCACCTCCCGGGGTCGAAGGCCAGCTAG